A single region of the Micropterus dolomieu isolate WLL.071019.BEF.003 ecotype Adirondacks linkage group LG02, ASM2129224v1, whole genome shotgun sequence genome encodes:
- the cog1 gene encoding conserved oligomeric Golgi complex subunit 1 isoform X2 — MAEDPALALRVSEIKDPAVLFERYNTEEIRRIERKVRGEIEQKKEELRQMVGERYRDLIDAADTIGEMRQCSESVVQSIQDMHQYCLRLKQGKPSASSCRQESQRQWQEKFYTMASQIKLLLEIPERIWSAMEASQYLQATQLYLLCCHLHSLLQLDAATGGHYSPILARFPILVRQVATTGHFRSTILLDSRSLLLGRAVSDQAIAEALVSTMLLEDSSPRQALADFLLARKASIHQLLNQPQHGAGIKAQVCSLVELLVTTLFQAYAVFYLPPEGGPRPGEGALSCGMLFSILENVTSTTPAAKGRRVLQEETSTGSWFKYLPPSLTEFQPALRTLAQPIQREQLRDTLQHWIDTCKEDICRGVGSLLVYVKTLKGLAAIRDAVWDLLSTDSISQHWSTVCQRLLERPLAVWDDFLQQLFLQRLQAITKEETEAISASSIQLLNSAVRDLEGGQTIYTSSGTNPGSSRGMQYEADVASFLWSESPGDLLSDAGWISVTQRGQQHQRSSLAMKTQALTPCVQNFCSFMDAKLKVRLDDLQHYLPSQDTGSDSISATSSGPTESSSASSFNRFTDSPAVEEALREGCLACVHHILSSIRSELATASPDPSPARLSSVLFMARLCQSMGELCPNLKHCILGKQSGAEATAKGTPRQGKKLGKARPATDVSPAQATWAGLKEEFLNCSMDAYRIWSSALSKVLLDKFGTALHAESAGAILTTATNWEDLEIQEEAESGSNVTSKIRLPVQPSWFVQSMLFQLCVEVNRVGGHALPRPTLQELLQACLAQALHHYHSLTQQAGSRECVFPMTQNRALQLLFDLRYLNTTLGSRQEEGKSSRSHQDPRFSEVCDWLEGYIDPFDLDVFTPPLNSNLNRLSQRTSVLLGLLAGSEKQFPSRSSSVNSQEPFNILPLASSQIRFGLLPLSMSNVRKSKSATRSSDAPHQPALPSSTADREDSFRPGSLFRQLADKDEDMAAPSLFKLSWLSGMAK, encoded by the exons ATGGCCGAGGACCCTGCGCTGGCTCTCCGGGTCTCGGAGATCAAGGACCCGGCGGTACTCTTCGAGCGCTACAACACCGAGGAGATCCGCCGGATCGAACGCAAAGTCCGCGGGGAGATCGAGCAAAAGAAGGAGGAGCTGAGGCAGATGGTGGGGGAGCGGTACCGGGACCTGATCGACGCCGCGGACACCATCGGAGAGATGAGGCAGTGCTCGGAGAGCGTCGTCCAGTCCATCCAGGACATGCACCAGTACTGCCTCAGGCTGAAGCAGGGCAAGCCCAGCGCGAGCAGCTGCAGACAGGAG AGCCAGAGGCAGTGGCAGGAGAAGTTCTACACCATGGCCTCTCAGATCAAGCTCCTCTTGGAGATCCCTGAGCGCATTTGGAGCGCCATGGAGGCATCCCAGTACCTCCAGGCCACCCAGCTCTACCTACTCTGCTGCCACCTGCACAgtctgctgcagctggatgcCGCTACAGGGGGCCACTACAGCCCCATCTTGGCCCGCTTCCCCATCCTGGTACGGCAAGTAGCCACCACCGGACACTTCAG ATCCACCATTCTCctggacagcaggtctctcctgcTGGGCCGTGCGGTGTCGGACCAGGCCATTGCTGAGGCCCTGGTGTCCACCATGCTCCTGGAGGACAGCTCACCACGTCAGGCCCTGGCCGACTTCTTGCTGGCCCGCAAGGCCTCCATCCACCAGCTGCTCAACCAACCACAGCATG GTGCAGGGATCAAGGCCCAGGTGTGCAGCCTGGTGGAGCTGCTGGTCACCACTCTGTTCCAGGCCTATGCCGTCTTCTACCTGCCCCCAGAGGGAGGCCCTAGGCCGGGGGAGGGAGCTCTGAGTTGTGGTATGCTCTTCTCTATCCTGGAGAACGTCACCTCCACCACACCTGCAG CTAAAGGCAGGAGGGTGTTGCAGGAAGAGACGAGTACAGGCAGCTGGTTCAAGtacctgcctccctccctcactgAGTTCCAGCCCGCCCTTCGCACCCTGGCTCAGCCGATCCAGAGAGAGCAGCTCCGGGACACCCTGCAGCATTGGATCGATAC CTGTAAAGAGGACATCTGCCGTGGCGTTGGCAGCCTTCTGGTCTATGTGAAGACCCTGAAGGGGTTGGCAGCCATTAGAGACGCTGTGTGGGACCTCCTGTCCACCGACTCCATCAGTCAGCACTGGAGCACTGTGTGCCAGCGGCTGCTGGAGCGCCCCCTGGCTGTCTGGGATGACTTCCTCCAGCAGCTGTTCCTTCAGCGCCTGCAG GCCATCACCAAAGAAGAAACTGAAGCCATCTCAGCCAGCTCCATTCAGCTCCTCAACTCAGCTGTGAGGGATTTGGAGGGGGGCCAGACCATCTATACTTCTTCAGGTACCAACCCTGGCTCCAGCCGTGGGATGCAGTACGAGGCAGATGTGGCCTCCTTCCTGTGGTCCGAGTCTCCGGGGGACCTGCTGAGCGATGCAGGCTGGATCAGCGTGACCCAGCGGGGGCAGCAGCACCAGAGGAGTAGCCTTGCCATGAAGACCCAGGCCCTGACACCCTGTGTTCAAAACTTCTGCTCCTTCATGGATGCTAAGCTAAAGGTCAGACTGGATGACCTCCAGCACTACCTTCCCTCCCAGGATACAG GGTCTGACTCCATCTCAGCCACCTCATCGGGTCCCACTGAGAGCTCATCAGCGTCCTCTTTTAACCGCTTCACGGACTCGCCGGCAGTGGAGGAGGCTTTACGGGAAGGCTGCCTGGCCTGTGTTCACCACATCCTGTCCTCCATCCGCTCTGAACTGGCCACAGCCTCACCGGACCCCAGCCCCGCCCGCCTCAGTTCAGTCCTTTTCATGGCCAGGCTGTGCCAGTCTATGGGTGAACTCTGCCCTAACCTGAAGCATTGCATTCTGGGAAAACAGAGCGGGGCCGAGGCCACAGCGAAGGGAACACCCAGACAGGGCAAGAAGCTGGGCAAAGCCAGGCCTGCAACAGATGTCAGCCCCGCCCAGGCGACGTGGGCAGGCCTGAAGGAGGAGTTTCTCAACTGCAGCATGGATGCGTACCGCATCTGGAGCTCCGCCCTCTCCAAA GTTCTGCTGGATAAGTTTGGCACAGCACTGCATGCCGAGTCTGCCGGTGCCATcctaacaacagcaacaaactgGGAGGATCTGGAAATCCAAGAAGAAGCAGAATCGGGGAGCAATGTCACATCTAAAATCCGTCTTCCAGTCCAG CCGTCTTGGTTCGTGCAGTCAATGCTGTTCCAGCTGTGTGTGGAGGTGAACAGGGTGGGAGGCCACGCTCTGCCCCGGCCCACTCTGCAGGAACTGCTGCAGGCCTGTCTGGCTCAGGCTCTGCACCACTACCACAGCCTCAcacagcaggcaggcagcagg GAGTGTGTATTCCCCATGACTCAGAACAGAGCTTTGCAGCTGTTGTTTGACCTCCGTTACCTCAACACCACACTGGGAagcagacaggaggagggcaaGAGCTCCCGATCCCACCAAGACCCCAG ATTCAGTGAGGTCTGCGATTGGCTGGAAGGTTACATCGATCCGTTTGACCTGGATGTGTTCACACCTCCTCTGAACTCCAACCTCAACCGCCTGTCCCAGAGGACCTCG GTGCTGCTGGGGCTGCTGGCAGGCTCAGAGAAGCAGTTTCCCTCACGGAGCAGCAGCGTAAACTCCCAGGAACCTTTTAACATCCTGCCGCTGGCCAGCAGCCAGATCAG GTTCGGGTTGCTGCCTCTCAGCATGTCGAATGTGCGTAAATCCAAGTCTGCCACCAGGAGCAGTGATGCTCCTCACCAGCCG GCACTTCCGTCCTCCACAGCAGACCGTGAGGACAGCTTCCGGCCGGGCAGCCTGTTCAGACAGCTCGCTGATAAGGATGAAGACATGGCCGCTCCCTCTTTATTTAAACTCAGCTGGCTGTCTGGCATGGCCAAATAG
- the cog1 gene encoding conserved oligomeric Golgi complex subunit 1 isoform X1: MAEDPALALRVSEIKDPAVLFERYNTEEIRRIERKVRGEIEQKKEELRQMVGERYRDLIDAADTIGEMRQCSESVVQSIQDMHQYCLRLKQGKPSASSCRQESQRQWQEKFYTMASQIKLLLEIPERIWSAMEASQYLQATQLYLLCCHLHSLLQLDAATGGHYSPILARFPILVRQVATTGHFRSTILLDSRSLLLGRAVSDQAIAEALVSTMLLEDSSPRQALADFLLARKASIHQLLNQPQHGAGIKAQVCSLVELLVTTLFQAYAVFYLPPEGGPRPGEGALSCGMLFSILENVTSTTPAAKGRRVLQEETSTGSWFKYLPPSLTEFQPALRTLAQPIQREQLRDTLQHWIDTCKEDICRGVGSLLVYVKTLKGLAAIRDAVWDLLSTDSISQHWSTVCQRLLERPLAVWDDFLQQLFLQRLQAITKEETEAISASSIQLLNSAVRDLEGGQTIYTSSGTNPGSSRGMQYEADVASFLWSESPGDLLSDAGWISVTQRGQQHQRSSLAMKTQALTPCVQNFCSFMDAKLKVRLDDLQHYLPSQDTGSDSISATSSGPTESSSASSFNRFTDSPAVEEALREGCLACVHHILSSIRSELATASPDPSPARLSSVLFMARLCQSMGELCPNLKHCILGKQSGAEATAKGTPRQGKKLGKARPATDVSPAQATWAGLKEEFLNCSMDAYRIWSSALSKVLLDKFGTALHAESAGAILTTATNWEDLEIQEEAESGSNVTSKIRLPVQPSWFVQSMLFQLCVEVNRVGGHALPRPTLQELLQACLAQALHHYHSLTQQAGSRECVFPMTQNRALQLLFDLRYLNTTLGSRQEEGKSSRSHQDPRFSEVCDWLEGYIDPFDLDVFTPPLNSNLNRLSQRTSVLLGLLAGSEKQFPSRSSSVNSQEPFNILPLASSQIRFGLLPLSMSNVRKSKSATRSSDAPHQPQALPSSTADREDSFRPGSLFRQLADKDEDMAAPSLFKLSWLSGMAK, translated from the exons ATGGCCGAGGACCCTGCGCTGGCTCTCCGGGTCTCGGAGATCAAGGACCCGGCGGTACTCTTCGAGCGCTACAACACCGAGGAGATCCGCCGGATCGAACGCAAAGTCCGCGGGGAGATCGAGCAAAAGAAGGAGGAGCTGAGGCAGATGGTGGGGGAGCGGTACCGGGACCTGATCGACGCCGCGGACACCATCGGAGAGATGAGGCAGTGCTCGGAGAGCGTCGTCCAGTCCATCCAGGACATGCACCAGTACTGCCTCAGGCTGAAGCAGGGCAAGCCCAGCGCGAGCAGCTGCAGACAGGAG AGCCAGAGGCAGTGGCAGGAGAAGTTCTACACCATGGCCTCTCAGATCAAGCTCCTCTTGGAGATCCCTGAGCGCATTTGGAGCGCCATGGAGGCATCCCAGTACCTCCAGGCCACCCAGCTCTACCTACTCTGCTGCCACCTGCACAgtctgctgcagctggatgcCGCTACAGGGGGCCACTACAGCCCCATCTTGGCCCGCTTCCCCATCCTGGTACGGCAAGTAGCCACCACCGGACACTTCAG ATCCACCATTCTCctggacagcaggtctctcctgcTGGGCCGTGCGGTGTCGGACCAGGCCATTGCTGAGGCCCTGGTGTCCACCATGCTCCTGGAGGACAGCTCACCACGTCAGGCCCTGGCCGACTTCTTGCTGGCCCGCAAGGCCTCCATCCACCAGCTGCTCAACCAACCACAGCATG GTGCAGGGATCAAGGCCCAGGTGTGCAGCCTGGTGGAGCTGCTGGTCACCACTCTGTTCCAGGCCTATGCCGTCTTCTACCTGCCCCCAGAGGGAGGCCCTAGGCCGGGGGAGGGAGCTCTGAGTTGTGGTATGCTCTTCTCTATCCTGGAGAACGTCACCTCCACCACACCTGCAG CTAAAGGCAGGAGGGTGTTGCAGGAAGAGACGAGTACAGGCAGCTGGTTCAAGtacctgcctccctccctcactgAGTTCCAGCCCGCCCTTCGCACCCTGGCTCAGCCGATCCAGAGAGAGCAGCTCCGGGACACCCTGCAGCATTGGATCGATAC CTGTAAAGAGGACATCTGCCGTGGCGTTGGCAGCCTTCTGGTCTATGTGAAGACCCTGAAGGGGTTGGCAGCCATTAGAGACGCTGTGTGGGACCTCCTGTCCACCGACTCCATCAGTCAGCACTGGAGCACTGTGTGCCAGCGGCTGCTGGAGCGCCCCCTGGCTGTCTGGGATGACTTCCTCCAGCAGCTGTTCCTTCAGCGCCTGCAG GCCATCACCAAAGAAGAAACTGAAGCCATCTCAGCCAGCTCCATTCAGCTCCTCAACTCAGCTGTGAGGGATTTGGAGGGGGGCCAGACCATCTATACTTCTTCAGGTACCAACCCTGGCTCCAGCCGTGGGATGCAGTACGAGGCAGATGTGGCCTCCTTCCTGTGGTCCGAGTCTCCGGGGGACCTGCTGAGCGATGCAGGCTGGATCAGCGTGACCCAGCGGGGGCAGCAGCACCAGAGGAGTAGCCTTGCCATGAAGACCCAGGCCCTGACACCCTGTGTTCAAAACTTCTGCTCCTTCATGGATGCTAAGCTAAAGGTCAGACTGGATGACCTCCAGCACTACCTTCCCTCCCAGGATACAG GGTCTGACTCCATCTCAGCCACCTCATCGGGTCCCACTGAGAGCTCATCAGCGTCCTCTTTTAACCGCTTCACGGACTCGCCGGCAGTGGAGGAGGCTTTACGGGAAGGCTGCCTGGCCTGTGTTCACCACATCCTGTCCTCCATCCGCTCTGAACTGGCCACAGCCTCACCGGACCCCAGCCCCGCCCGCCTCAGTTCAGTCCTTTTCATGGCCAGGCTGTGCCAGTCTATGGGTGAACTCTGCCCTAACCTGAAGCATTGCATTCTGGGAAAACAGAGCGGGGCCGAGGCCACAGCGAAGGGAACACCCAGACAGGGCAAGAAGCTGGGCAAAGCCAGGCCTGCAACAGATGTCAGCCCCGCCCAGGCGACGTGGGCAGGCCTGAAGGAGGAGTTTCTCAACTGCAGCATGGATGCGTACCGCATCTGGAGCTCCGCCCTCTCCAAA GTTCTGCTGGATAAGTTTGGCACAGCACTGCATGCCGAGTCTGCCGGTGCCATcctaacaacagcaacaaactgGGAGGATCTGGAAATCCAAGAAGAAGCAGAATCGGGGAGCAATGTCACATCTAAAATCCGTCTTCCAGTCCAG CCGTCTTGGTTCGTGCAGTCAATGCTGTTCCAGCTGTGTGTGGAGGTGAACAGGGTGGGAGGCCACGCTCTGCCCCGGCCCACTCTGCAGGAACTGCTGCAGGCCTGTCTGGCTCAGGCTCTGCACCACTACCACAGCCTCAcacagcaggcaggcagcagg GAGTGTGTATTCCCCATGACTCAGAACAGAGCTTTGCAGCTGTTGTTTGACCTCCGTTACCTCAACACCACACTGGGAagcagacaggaggagggcaaGAGCTCCCGATCCCACCAAGACCCCAG ATTCAGTGAGGTCTGCGATTGGCTGGAAGGTTACATCGATCCGTTTGACCTGGATGTGTTCACACCTCCTCTGAACTCCAACCTCAACCGCCTGTCCCAGAGGACCTCG GTGCTGCTGGGGCTGCTGGCAGGCTCAGAGAAGCAGTTTCCCTCACGGAGCAGCAGCGTAAACTCCCAGGAACCTTTTAACATCCTGCCGCTGGCCAGCAGCCAGATCAG GTTCGGGTTGCTGCCTCTCAGCATGTCGAATGTGCGTAAATCCAAGTCTGCCACCAGGAGCAGTGATGCTCCTCACCAGCCG CAGGCACTTCCGTCCTCCACAGCAGACCGTGAGGACAGCTTCCGGCCGGGCAGCCTGTTCAGACAGCTCGCTGATAAGGATGAAGACATGGCCGCTCCCTCTTTATTTAAACTCAGCTGGCTGTCTGGCATGGCCAAATAG